In Nitratireductor mangrovi, the genomic window CTTGCCGCGCCCGCCGGCGCCGATCGCGCGTCGTTGGCAGCAAGGATCGCGGACGCCTGCGCGGGCGGAGACGTGGCATCGCTGATCCTGCCGCAATACGGTCTCGACGACGCCGCCTTCCAGGCACTGGCCGAGGCGGTGGTCGCGCCGGCACAGGCGCAGGGCGTGGCGGTGATGATTGCCGGCGAGCCACGCATCGCCGCGCGCACCGGAGCTGACGGCGTCCATGCCGAAGGCGGCCGCGCGGCGCTCGCCGACCTGATCGACCGCTACCAGCCGAAGATGATGGTCGGCGCCGGCGGCGCCAAGGATCGCGACGCGGCGCTGGAGCTGGGGGAATTGCGTCCCGATTACCTCTTCTTCGGTCGCTTCGGCTACGACACCAAAACGGAGCCGCATGCGCGCAACCTGGCGCTCGGGCGCTGGTGGTCGGAAATGGTCGAGATTCCCTGCCTGGTCCTCGGCGGTGCGACCGTCGAATCGGTCGCCGACGTCGCCGCCACCGGAGCCGAATTCGTCGTCCTTTCGACGGCGGTATTCGGTGAAGGCGTCGACGCGACGGCTGCGGTCGCGCAAGCGAACCGCATTCTTGACGAGACAGCACCCGCATTCGAGACAGCGTCATGAGACGCCTGGCCGCCCTGTTTGCCCTGACCGCGCTGCTGGCGCCGGGCATGCCGGCAACCGCGGCCGAGACCGACCGCGCCAAGGCAAGCGACGCCCGCCAGATCGATCCGGGCCGTTTCGGCGGCAAGGCCGACGACGCCGCCTTCGGTGCCTATCAGCGCGGGCTCTACCTCACCGCCTACAATCTCGCCCTGCCGCGCGCGAAAGAGGGCGACGCCGCGGCCCAGACGCTCGTGGCCGAGATCCTGTCGCGCGGCCTCGGTGTCGCCCGCGACGCCGCCGCCGCGGCGGAATGGTACGGCAAGGCGGCCGAGGCCGGCATCCCCGAGGCCCAGCTGCAATATGCGCTGGTGCTGATCGACGGGCGTTATGCCGGCCCGGACCGCGAACGCGCCTTCGAACTGATGCAGGATGCCGCGGCCGCCGGGGACCGGCTGGCCATGTTCAACCTTGCGCAGATGCTGACCAACCGCGAACCCGGCCCGTCGGGCATGGCCAAGGCAATTCCCTTCTATGAGAAGTCGGCCCGGCTCGGCCTGCCGGACGCGCAATACGCCATGGCGCAAGTACTTGCCCACGGCGCCGGCGACCGCGCCCGCGACGAGGAGGAAGCGCGCCGCTACCTCGCCCGGGCTGCGCGGCAGAACTACGATACGGCGCAGCTCGACCTTGCCACCTGGCTGGTCGAGGGACGCGGCGGCAAGCGCGACTACGAGGCGGGGTTCGGGTGGATGAAGCGCGCCGCCCAGAGCGGCAACGTCGCTGCCCGCAACCGTCTCGCCAAGCTTTACATGCACGGCCTCGGCACCGAACCTGACCCGATCGAGGCGGCAGCCTGGTACATCAGCGCGCGGCGCGCCGGATTGCGCGACCTGGAGATGGACGACTTTCTCCAGGGCCTCACCACCGAACAGCAGAAGCAGGCGATCGAACGCGCCAACCGGCTGCGCTGAGCGCGCAGGCGCGGCCAGGCCCGCCTGCTCGGCTCTCTTGCCTCCCCGGCTGAATTGTGGTCTTGGAGGCCGCGAAGCGCGCCCTTGGCGCGCCAGAATGTCTTTCCGGAACTGAAACGATGAAAATCAACGGCAACGAAATCCGCCCGGGTAACGTGATCGAGCACAATGGCGGCCTGTGGGTCGCGGTGAAGACCAACGCGGTCAAGCCGGGCAAGGGCGGCGCCTACAACCAGGTCGAACTCAAGAACCTGATCGACGGCACCAAGCTCAACGAGCGCTTCCGCTCCGCCGAGACGGTCGAGCGGGTGCGGCTCGAGCAGAAGGAATTCACCTATCTCTACGAGCAGGGCGACTCGCTGGTGTTCATGGATGCCGAAAGCTACGAGCAGCTTGAACTGCAGAAGGATTTCGTCGGCGACCGCTCCTCCTTCCTGCAGGACGGCATGACCGTGACGGTCGAACTCTACGAGGAAAAGCCGATCGGCATCTCGCTGCCCGACCAGGTGACGCTGACCATCTCGGAGGCCGACCCCGTCGTGAAGGGCCAGACCGCGGCGTCGTCCTACAAGCCCGCAATGATGGAAAACGGCATCCGCGTCATGGTGCCGCCCTTCATCGAATCGGGCGAGCGCATCATCGTCGACACCAACGAGATCACCTACGTCCGCCGCGCCGACTGACGGCTCGCAACCTCGGGGAAAGGCACGCCGCCAATGGCGCGTTCGGCCATCATCAACGTCATGGTCCAGGCCGCCTTCAAGGCCGGCCGCTCGCTGGCGCGCGACTTCGGCGAGGTGCAGAACCTGCAGGTCTCGCTCAAGGGACCCGGCGACTATGTCAGCCAGGCCGATCGCCGGGCCGAGGAGATCGTCCACGCCGAACTGTCCAAGGCGCGACCGGGCTACGCCTTCCTGATGGAGGAGCGCGGCGTGATCGAGGGCGACGACGACCAGCACCGCTGGCTGGTCGACCCGCTCGATGGCACCACCAATTTCCTGCACGGCATTCCGCTGTTTGCGGTCTCAATCGCGCTCGAGCGGCAAGGCCAACTCGCCGCCGCCGTGGTCTTCAACCCGGCCATGGACGAGCTCTACACCGCCGAACGCGGCGGTGGGGCCTTCATGAACGACCGCCGCCTGCGCGTCGCCAGCCGCTCAAAACTCGCCGACACCGTCATCGGCACCGGCATTCCGCATCTTGGCCGCGGTCATCACGGCAACGCACTGATCGAGCTGCGCAATGTCATGGGCGAAGTCTCCGGCGTGCGGCGCATGGGCGCGGCCGCCCTCGATCTCGCCTATGTGGCGGCCGGTCGCCTCGACGGCTTCTGGGAGCACGGCCTTTCGCCATGGGACATGGGCGCTGGCGCACTGCTCATCCGCGAAGCCGGCGGCTTCGTTACCGACTATGACGGCGGGGCCGATTTCCTCGACACCGGTTCGATCGTCGCAGGCAACGAGGCGATCCACCGCGCTTTGCTGAAACAGCTGAAGAAGCCGCTGACCAAGGCCTGACACGGCGACGATTTTCGTCGGACGTCAACATTATCGTCACAACCTGCTGCTTTGATGTCGGCATGGCAGGTTCGGCAAAAGGCGGCACAAGCATCGAAATCCCGTTCAAGGGACGCTTCCATCACTCACGCGCCGAGCTTTGGGCCGACGGCATCGTGCATGCGGTCGGCATCGTGCTGGCGATTGCTGCCGGCGCCACCCTGCTCGCGCTTTCAGCCTTCCGCACCGGGCCGGCCGAATATGTCGCCGTGATCTTCTACGTCGCTTCGCTGCTCACCGTTTTTTCCGTGTCCTGCGCCTACAATCTGTGGCCGGTATCGCGCTTCAAATGGGTGTTGCGGCGCTTCGACCACGCCGCGATCTACCTGTTGATCGCCGGCACTTACACGCCGTTTCTGGCGCAACTCGAGCCGGCCAGCGCGACCACCATGCTGGCCGTCGTCTGGTCTGCCGCGCTGTTCGGGATCGCGATCAAGCTGTTCCTGCCCGGACGCTTCGACCGCCTCGCCGTCGCCTTCTATCTGGCGATCGGGTGGAGCGGCGTGGTGATCGCCGGCGACATCGGCAAGGTTCTTCCCGACAGCACGATCTGGCTGATCGTCGCCGGCGGCATGGTCTATTCGCTCGGCGTGCTGTTCTTCGCCTGGCAGAAGCTGCGTTTCCAGTCCGCGGTCTGGCACGGCTTCGTCGTCTCCGGCGCCGGCCTGCATCTCGCCGCCATGATGGACCTCCTGGTAATCAACCGCTTCTGAGCCCGGCGCGCCGGGCGATTGCCTTTCAATTTCGTCACAATTCCGCTTAGAGTCGCGCACACGATTTGGCGGGATCGGATTCGAGGCTTGGCACATGGCATGGTTCAGAAATCTGGCGGATGACGGCCTGGCGGGCAGCGCGGACTACGACCCGCACAAGCTGTCGAGCCCGCAGGTCTTCCTGCTGTCCATGCTCATCTTTCTGGCGATCGCCGGCTTTGTCGCCGCCATCCTCTACCGGCAGATTTCGTCCGCATTCTCGACCAACCCCGGCCTCAACGGCCTGATCCTCGGCGTGCTGGCCGTCGGCATCCTGCTCGTCTTCAGCCAGGTGACGCGGCTCTTCCGCGAGGTCCGCTGGGTCAACTCATTTCGCCAGGGAAGCGAGACCGGTAATCCGGTTCTGCTGGCGCCGATGAAGGTCATGCTGAGCCGCTCCTCGGCGACGGCGCTGACCACGCTGTCCATGCGATCGATCCTCGATTCGATCGCCACTCGGCTCGACGAAAGCCGCGACATCTCGCGCTACCTGATCGGACTGCTGGTCTTCCTGGGCCTGCTCGGCACGTTCTGGGGCCTGTTGCAGACCATCGGCGCCATTGGCAGCACGATCCAGTCGCTCGATCCCGCTTCGGGCGACACCAACGACGTGCTCAATGCGTTGAAATCGGGCCTGTCGGCGCCGCTCGCCGGCATGGGAACGGCGTTTTCCTCGTCGCTGTTCGGCCTTGCCGGCTCGCTGGTGCTGGGCTTCCTTGATCTGCAGGCCGGTCGCGCGCAGAACCGCTTCTACACCGAACTCGAAAACTGGCTCTCGTCGGTCACCGATCTCGGCTCCGACATGCCCGCTCCGGTCGAAGGCGCGCACGGGGGCTCGGCCGACGAGCTGCGTCTTGTGGCTGAAAGGCTGCGGTCCTTGCAGGAGGCCGGCGGCTCCAGCCAGCGCGTCGCCACCTCGATGGCCAGCCTCGCCGAAGGCATTTCGGGACTAGTCAAGAACATGCGCAACGAGCAGCAGATGATGCGCGACTGGGTCGAGGCGCAGTCGGAAGAGCAGAAGGCAACCCGGGCCGCGCTCGAAAAGATTGCCAAGGCGCTCGACCGCCAGAAGCAGGGAGCCGACTGACATGGCCCTGGCGCGCGCAAGGCAACGCAATCGCGGCGTCGACTACTGGCCGGGTTTCGTCGACGCCCTGTCGACGCTGCTGCTCGCCATCATGTTCCTCTTGTCGGTGTTCGTTCTGGCGCAGTTTCTGCTCAGCCGCGAGATCACCGGCAAGGACGAGGTGCTCAACCGGCTGAACTCGCAGATCAACGAACTGACCCAGTTGCTGGCGCTCGAACGCTCGAACGCCCAGGACGCGGAGGACCAGCTCGCCAATCTGCGCGCGTCGCTTCAGTCGGCGCAGGAAGAGCGCTCGCGGCTGCAACAGCTTCTGGCGGCCGGGGCCGGCGCCGACGAGGCCGCGCGCGACCGCATCGGCGTGCTGTCGGACGAACTCGACGATGAGCGCCAGATCTCGCAGCGGGCGCTCAGCCAGGTCGAACTGCTCAACCAGCAGATCTCGGCATTGCGCAAGCAGATCGCAGCACTCGAAGACGCGCTGGAAGCCTCCGAGGAGCGCGACCGCGAGTCCAACACCAAGATCGCCGATCTCGGCCGCCGGCTGAACGTCGCGCTGGCCCAGCGCGTGCAGGAGCTCAATCGCTACCGCTCCGATTTCTTCGGCCGCCTGCGCGAAATCCTCTCCGACCGCGAGAACATCCGCATTGTCGGCGACCGCTTCGTGTTCCAATCGGAGGTGCTGTTTCCCTCAGGCTCCGACGTGATCAACGACGCCGGACGCACCGAGATGCAGAAGCTTGCCGACGCCATCCTCGACCTGCAGAAGGAAATTCCGCCCGAGATCAACTGGGTCCTGCGCGTCGACGGCCACACCGACAACGTTCCGTTGTCGGGCACGGGCCGCTACCGCGACAACTGGGAACTGTCGACCGCGCGTTCGACCTCGGTGGTGAAGTTCCTGGTCGAAAACGGCGTGCCGGCCAACCGGCTGGTAGCCGCCGGCTTCGGCGAGTACCAGCCACTAGAAGAGGGCGATTCCCCCGAGGTTCGGGCCCGCAACCGCCGTATCGAACTCAAGCTGACCGAGCGCTAGCCGCTACCAGCCGGCCAGCACCGCGATCAACGCCAGCGCGCCCGGAACAGCCTGCACGAACAGGATCTTGCGCGAGACGGTGGCGGCGCCGAACAGCCCGGCCACCACCACGCAGCCAAGGAAAAACACCTTGATAGCAAAGCCTTCCGCTCCCAGCCACAGCCCCCATGCAAGCCCCGCGGCAAGAAAGCCGTTATAGAGCCCCTGGTTCATTGCCAGCGCTTTCGACTGGGCCGAGAACTCCGCAGTCGTGCCAAACACCTTGCGGCCGGCGGGCGTGTTCCAGACCAGCATCTCCAGATAGAGGAAATAGAGGTGCAGCAGGGCGACAAGCCCGGTCAGGATGCTGGCGATCATGACGATGTCCTCGTGGCGTCGAACTTGCCCCAGCTAACCCTGCAATTCGCCACCTTCGCAAGCCCCAACCGCACGGCCGTGATTGTCAGCGGTTGCAAAACGCCTACGATGGCGACCGCGGCGCAAGAAGAGCCGCGTGGGAGGGACGTTGCGACATGGCGGATGCGGACGCGATCATCGTTGGCGGAGGGTTGGCCGGTCTGGTCGCGGCGGCCGAGATCGCGGATGCCGGCAGGCGCGTCGTCATCCTCGATCAGGAAGGCGAAAATTCGCTCGGCGGCCAGGCCTTCTGGTCGCTCGGCGGGCTTTTTTTCGTCGACAGTCCCGAACAGCGCCGGCTGCGCATCAGGGACAGCCGCGAGCTCGCCTTGCAGGACTGGCTCGGCTCGGCCGGATTCGATCGTCCGGAGGATGCCTGGCCGCGCCGCTGGGCCGATGCCTATGTCGATTTCGCCGCCGGCGAGATGCGGTCCTGGCTTCACGGAATGGGCATGCGCTGGTTCCCGGTCGTCGGTTGGGCCGAGCGCGGCGGCGGGTTCGCGCATGGCCACGGCAACTCGGTGCCGCGGTTCCACATCACCTGGGGGACCGGGCCCGGTGTGCTGGAACCGTTCCTGCGCCGGGTACGCGAACATGCCGATGCGGGCCGCATCGAGCTGAGGTTCCGCCACCGCGTCAGCCGCCTCATCAAGACCGATGGCGCAGTCAGCGGCGTGGCCGGCGAGGTGCTTGAGCCGTCAACGGCCGAGCGCGGGCAGAAGTCGGGCCGCACCGTCACCGGCGAGTTCGAGCTTGGCGCTGGAGCGGTCGTCGTCGCCAGCGGCGGCATCGGCGGTGATTTCGATCTGGTGCGCAAGAACTGGCCCGTCGACCGGCTCGGCCTGCCGCCGGTCACCATGGTCGCCGGCGTGCCGCACCATGTTGACGGCCGCATGCTGGCGATCACCAAGGAGGCGGGCGGCACGATCATCAACGCCGACCGAATGTGGCACTATACCGAAGGCGTCAAGAACTGGGCCCCGATCTGGCCACAGCACGGCATCCGCATCCTGCCCGGTCCGTCCTCGCTCTGGTTCGACGCCACCGGCAACCGGCTGCCGGCGCCCTGCCTGCCCGGCTTCGACACGCTGGCGACCCTGAAGCATATCCTGGCCACCGGGCACGACTATTCCTGGTTCGTGCTCACCCAGAAGGTCATCAAGAAGGAATTCGCGCTGTCGGGGTCCGAACAAAATCCGGACTTCACCTCCAAGAGCTGGCGCGAAGTTCTGAAAAGCCGTCGCGGTGCCGGCGCGCCGCCGCCCGTAGAGGCCTTCAAGGAAAAAGGCGAGGACTTCATCGTCCGCGACACGCTCGCCGATCTCGTCGACGCCATGAACGCGCTCGCCGGCGAAAAGCTGATAGACCATGATCGGCTCAAGGCGCAGATCGAGGCACGTGACCGCGAGATCGACAATCCCTTCTCCAAGGACGCCCAGGTCACCGCCATTCGCGGCGCACGCAACTATCTCGGCGACAAGCTGATCCGCACCGCCGCGCCGCACAAGATCCTCGACCCGGCCAACGGGCCGCTGATTGCGGTGCGCCTCCACATCCTCACCCGCAAGACGCTTGGCGGACTGCACACCAATCTCGACAGCCAGGTGCTGGGACACTCCGGCGACCCGGTGCCAGGCCTTTATGCCGCCGGCGAGGTGGCAGGCTTCGGCGGCGGCGGCTATCACGGCTATAATGCGCTCGAAGGCACTTTCCTTGGCGGCTGCATCTTTTCGGGGCGCAATGCCGGCCGCCACATTGCCCGGGCCTAGCGGTCCTGTCGTCGGGCAACGATTGTCTGGCGGCAATGCGCCGATGACATGCAACTGAAACCGGACACGAGGAGCGGGGCGGTCTTGAACGTGAATGCGGTCTCCACGGTTGACGAGGTCACCGCCGCGATCGTCGCGGCCGTACGCGCCGGACGCATCGTGCCCGGCCAGCGCCTGACCGAGGCCGAATATTCCGCCCGCCTCGGCGTCTCGCGCTCGTCCGTGCGCGAGGCGTTCCGGCGACTGACTGCAGACGGGCTGCTCGATTTCGCCCCGCATCGCGGGGTCGCCGTACGCCAGCTGACCCGCAAGGAAGTCGACGACCTGTTCGCGATCCGTGGCACGCTGGAAGCGCTTGTCGTATCACTCGCCACGCGCCGCCTTCATGCCGAACCGGATGAACTCGTCGCCCTGCGCCGCGAAATGGACGAGGCGGCCACGGCCGGCGACATGAACCGCTTCACGGGCGGCAATGCCCGCTTCCACGCGCTGCTGGCGGCGTCCGCCGACAATCCGCTGCTCGCGCAGACGCTGACGCGGCTTTCGAACACAATCTACTGGCTGCAGTTTCGCGTCCTGGTCGATCGTCCGGCCGTTTTCGACACCAACCGCGAACACGACAGGATCGTCGACGCCATTGTGGCCGGCGACGCCGCGGCGGCGGAAGCTGCCATGCGCGACCATGTCGAGCGGTCTCGACGCCTTATCCAGTCGCTGTCGGACGAGCATTTCGCAGCTTCACCGGCTTGACACGAAATATTGTCTGACAATATTGTCAGTCAAGATCGAGATGCCTCAGGAGACTCGGGTGACCGTTGCCGCGACCAAGGAATACCATCCCGTGCCGTTGCCCGACTATGTCGAGCTTCCCGTCGAGGAGATGCGCAGGCGCGCCCAGGCCTTCTATGACGAGATCAGGACGCGCCACACCGTGCGCGACTTTTCAAGCCGCTCGGTGCCGCGCGACATCATCGAGACCTGCATTCGCGCCGCCGGCACCGCGCCCAACGGCGCCAACCACCAGCCATGGCATTTTGCCGTCATCGGCGATCCGGCCGTCAAGCGGCGCATCCGCGAGGCGGCCGAGGTCGAGGAGCGCGCCTTCTACGAAGGCCGCGCCGGAGAGGAATGGCTCCAGGCGCTGGCCCCGCTCGGCACCGACGCCGAGAAGGCGTTCCTGGAGGAGGCGCCGTGGCTGATCTGCGTCTTCGGCGAGCGCCGCAGCCGTTCGGCCGACGGGGTCAGGCGCAAGAACTACTATGTGCCGGAATCGGTCTCGATTGCCACCGGCTTCCTGATCGCTGCCCTGCACCACGCCGGCCTTGCGACACTCACGCACACGCCGAACCCGATGAGCTTTCTCAACGAACTCTGCGGCCGCGACCCGCACGACAAACCCTATATCCTGATGGTTGTCGGTTATCCGAAGGAGGGCGCGACCATCCCCGCCCACGCCATGGAAAAGAAGCCGCTGGAGGAGATCGCGACGTTCCTGTGACCCGCTGCGCCGCCGTAGCGGCCGAAACTACTCCGCCGCCTTGCGGAACGCGCCGGCGCCGAGCTCGAACTGCAGCCGCGCCAGCCGCGCATAGACGCCGTCCTTCTCGACCAGGCTCGCATGCGTCCCTTCCTCGACGATGCGCCCGTCCTCCAGCACCAGGATGCGGTCGGCCTTGAGCACGGTCGCCAGCCGGTGCGCGATGACGATCGTGGTGCGTTCCTGCATCAGCCGCTCGAGCGCGGCCTGCACCAGCGTCTCGCTCTCCGCATCGAGCGCCGAGGTCGCCTCGTCGAGCAGCAGGATCGGCGCGTCGCGCAGGATGGCGCGGGCGATCGCCACCCGCTGCCGCTGGCCGCCGGAAAGCGTGACGCCGCGCTCGCCGACGGGCGTGTCGTAGCCCTTGTCGAGCTTCATGATGAATTCTTCCGCATGCGCGTCGCGCGCTGCCGCGACGATCTCCGCCTCGCTCGCGTCCGGTCGGCCGAAGGCGATGTTGTCTCGTATGCTAGCGGCGAAGATCGTCAGGTCCTGCGGCACCAGCGCGATGCGGCTCCGCGCCTCCTTCGGGTCGGCTTCGGCAAGGTCGACGCCGTCGATCAGTACCTCGCCCGCCTGCGGATCGTAGAAGCGCAGGAGCAGCGAAATGACGGTGCTCTTGCCGGCGCCCGATGGGCCGACGATCGCGATCGTCTCGCCACGCCGGGCGGTGAAGGACAGCCCGTGCAGGGCCGACTGGTCGGGGCGTGAGGGATAGGCGAATTCGACGTCGCGGAACTCGACCTCGCCGCGCGCCGGTTCCGGCAACGGCACCGGATGGGCCGGGGTAGCAATCGGGGAGGTCTCGGCGAGAAGCTCGGTCAGCCGCTCGGCCGCCCCCGCCGCCTGGCTGAGTTCGCCCCAGACCTCCGACAGCGCGCCCAGCGCCCCGGCGGCAAACACCGAATAGAGCAGGAACTGGCCGAGCGTACCTGGCGTGATCGCGCCGGAAAGCACGTCGCGCGAGCCCATCCACAACACCGCCACCACCGAGGAAAACACCATGAAGATGGCGAAGAAGGTGAGGAAGGAGCGTGCGAAGATCGACGACTGCGCGGCGCGGAAGGCGCTTTCGACCGCGGCGGCGAATTTTTTCGCCACGAAGCCTTCATTCGTGAAGGCCTGCATGGCGCGCACGGCGCCGATCTGCTCGCTGGCGAACGCCGTCGCCTCGGCAAGCGTGTCCTGGGCGGCGCGCGACTTGCGCCTGACCGAGCGCCCGAACCCCACCAGCGGCAGGACGATGACCGGGATGGCCGCGATCACCAGCAGCGACAGTTTCGGACTGGTGACGACCATCATCGCCAGCGCGCCGAGCCCGAGGATGGTGTTGCGCAAGGCAAGCGACGCGGTCGCACCGACCGCCGACTTGATCTGCGTCGTGTCGGCTGTCAGCCGCGACACGATCTCGCCCGACTGCACCTTGTCGAAAAAGCCGGGTGAGAGGCTGGCGACATGGGCGAAGACGTCGCGGCGCACGTCCGCGACCACACGCTCGCCGAGCGAGATGACGAAATAGTAGCGGCAGGCCGAGGCGAGCGCGAGGACGGCGGCGATCACGATCAGCATCGAGAAATAGTTGGCGATGAAGGTCGAATCCTGGCCGGAAAAACCGTGATCGACCATGCGCCTGACCGCCAGCGGCAGGGTCAGTGTCGTACCGGCCGCCAGGAGCAGGAAGAACACTGCGCCCGCCACCAGCCGCGGATAGCGGCCGAGATAGGGAAACAGCGTCGCCAGCGGCCTGAGCGACCGTCTGCGTGCCTCCGCATCTGCCGCCTGCTCCGCCATGATTGCTCCCGAATACGATCTGCCGCCACGCGGCGTCCCGGTCTTGTGAATCCTGAGCGCCTGATGTATAGGCCCGCCAACCATTGCCGAAGCCGTAGCCGTGAATGGCCGCGGCTTCAAGCTTTACAGGGCAGGCGCATCGCCGCAGGCGGGCGGGCCGACAGCGCCCCGGAAGATCAGGACGAGACCGATGAAAGCCAAGATCCACCCCGACTACCACACCATCAAGGTCGTGATGACCGACGGCACCGAATATGTCACCCGCTCCACCTGGGGCAAGGAAGGCGACACGATGCATCTCGACATCGACCCGACCACGCATCCGGCTTGGACCGGCGGCCATCAGCACCTGCTCGACCGCGGCGGCCGCCTGTCGAAGTTCAAGAACAAGTTCGCCAATCTCGGCATCTGAGCCGCGACGCGAAATCTTGCGGCATGTCAGGAACCCCGCTTCGGCGGGGTTTTCTTTTGTCAATCTCCGGTATATTGTTCATCATTGAACAATATACCGGAGGAGCGCCATGTCCGCCGCCGCCAACAAGAAGCTGATGCAGTCGATCTTCGACGCCCTTGCGAACGGTGACGGGCGCCCCTTCAACGAGGCAATGGCCGAGGATTTCATTTGGGTGATGATCGGTTCCAATTCCTGGTCGGGCACCTATCGCGGCCGCGACGCGGTACGCCGCGACCTGCTCAAGCCGCTGATGAAGGAATTTGCCACCCG contains:
- the rpmE gene encoding 50S ribosomal protein L31, whose amino-acid sequence is MKAKIHPDYHTIKVVMTDGTEYVTRSTWGKEGDTMHLDIDPTTHPAWTGGHQHLLDRGGRLSKFKNKFANLGI
- a CDS encoding ABC transporter transmembrane domain-containing protein; protein product: MAEQAADAEARRRSLRPLATLFPYLGRYPRLVAGAVFFLLLAAGTTLTLPLAVRRMVDHGFSGQDSTFIANYFSMLIVIAAVLALASACRYYFVISLGERVVADVRRDVFAHVASLSPGFFDKVQSGEIVSRLTADTTQIKSAVGATASLALRNTILGLGALAMMVVTSPKLSLLVIAAIPVIVLPLVGFGRSVRRKSRAAQDTLAEATAFASEQIGAVRAMQAFTNEGFVAKKFAAAVESAFRAAQSSIFARSFLTFFAIFMVFSSVVAVLWMGSRDVLSGAITPGTLGQFLLYSVFAAGALGALSEVWGELSQAAGAAERLTELLAETSPIATPAHPVPLPEPARGEVEFRDVEFAYPSRPDQSALHGLSFTARRGETIAIVGPSGAGKSTVISLLLRFYDPQAGEVLIDGVDLAEADPKEARSRIALVPQDLTIFAASIRDNIAFGRPDASEAEIVAAARDAHAEEFIMKLDKGYDTPVGERGVTLSGGQRQRVAIARAILRDAPILLLDEATSALDAESETLVQAALERLMQERTTIVIAHRLATVLKADRILVLEDGRIVEEGTHASLVEKDGVYARLARLQFELGAGAFRKAAE